A DNA window from bacterium contains the following coding sequences:
- a CDS encoding histidine phosphatase family protein: MQLILIRHGESVANQMGVVQGHFDSPLNEQGRIQAQALAASLAYERFDAIYASDLARAHETGRAVADRLGLALQVDPRIREIDVGVFSGLSWQSIAERYPEEHRRFVESGNWALVPKAEGEEATRSRLDSFMATIKERHPGGRVAIVAHGAVLRRLIHVLLELPFPSGVFFELHNTSTSEIHLTPKGPSLLYLNRIPQAPVATATTRSLI, encoded by the coding sequence ATGCAGCTCATCCTAATTCGCCACGGCGAATCCGTCGCCAATCAAATGGGAGTCGTCCAGGGCCACTTCGACTCCCCCCTCAACGAGCAGGGCAGGATCCAGGCCCAGGCCCTCGCCGCGAGCCTCGCCTACGAGCGCTTCGATGCCATCTATGCGAGCGACCTTGCACGCGCCCATGAAACGGGCCGCGCGGTGGCCGATCGCCTGGGGCTCGCGCTACAGGTCGATCCGCGCATCCGCGAGATCGACGTGGGGGTCTTCTCGGGGCTCAGCTGGCAAAGCATCGCCGAGCGCTATCCCGAGGAGCATCGCCGCTTCGTCGAGTCGGGCAACTGGGCCCTGGTGCCCAAGGCCGAGGGTGAGGAGGCCACGCGCTCGCGCCTCGACTCGTTCATGGCGACGATCAAGGAGCGGCACCCCGGGGGCCGGGTCGCCATCGTGGCCCACGGGGCCGTCCTGCGCCGCTTGATCCACGTCCTTTTGGAGTTGCCCTTCCCGAGCGGGGTCTTCTTCGAGCTGCACAACACCTCGACCAGCGAGATCCACCTGACGCCCAAGGGGCCCAGCCTCCTCTACCTGAACCGGATCCCGCAGGCCCCCGTGGCCACGGCGACGACGCGCTCGCTGATTTGA
- a CDS encoding DUF3370 domain-containing protein has translation MARTTHRILAPLAASLLLSACAAQQQAQPAPGAAPPSQVEIKVMGPIRPLPGGLDQGLVFNSNSPEVVQSEGILLSTLPPATAATPSAHLDLPFSGAFSLFSHHIAKDEAPGARQLYLGLLATNLGDRPVNLDLVGGASYLSQPDAVFKPLEPIVPDPQGVVFAGPGDRVATDLLHGRTSVPTIAETLLPGATKLVRTWSIPTNVAIPPAVNGRTTVLRLKSDGPVYLSQVARFAVKAPDGSWIAPSEEDYALLLGTSLMAGPREAAATPFDPNLPPPKGAFRFGRVAGVSKGDRWDATLFGAEQSLPGLGEQVSYPIATTFLNRLGTGQNQSAPLVRRYPDTAYQAHGNYGVTYALTVPLDNPDPTPRLYTFALSHPVRAEGDRTAVYVDPPNKPVTFRGPVKLEWKNAKGFPEVRYTHLVLRHGQVLPPFETVEVPPHTRYDVKVTLSYPADATPPQLLTIGRRR, from the coding sequence ATGGCTCGCACCACGCATCGCATCCTTGCGCCCCTGGCGGCCTCGCTGCTGCTTTCGGCCTGCGCCGCCCAGCAGCAGGCGCAACCGGCACCCGGCGCCGCACCGCCTTCGCAGGTCGAAATCAAAGTCATGGGCCCGATCCGGCCCTTGCCCGGCGGTCTGGACCAGGGGCTCGTCTTCAACAGCAACAGTCCCGAGGTGGTGCAGAGCGAGGGGATCCTGCTCTCGACCCTGCCGCCCGCGACGGCGGCCACCCCTTCCGCGCACCTGGACCTGCCCTTCTCGGGGGCCTTCTCGCTCTTCTCGCACCACATCGCCAAGGACGAGGCGCCGGGCGCGCGCCAGCTCTACTTGGGGCTGCTTGCGACCAACCTCGGCGATCGCCCCGTTAACCTGGACCTGGTCGGCGGCGCGAGCTACCTGAGCCAGCCGGACGCCGTCTTCAAGCCCCTGGAACCCATCGTGCCCGATCCGCAGGGGGTGGTCTTCGCGGGGCCGGGGGACCGGGTGGCGACCGATCTCTTGCACGGCAGGACCTCGGTGCCGACGATCGCCGAGACCCTCTTGCCCGGGGCGACCAAGCTCGTGCGCACCTGGAGCATCCCGACCAACGTGGCGATCCCGCCGGCGGTCAACGGGCGCACCACCGTGCTGCGCCTCAAGAGCGACGGGCCCGTCTACCTCTCGCAGGTGGCGCGCTTCGCGGTCAAGGCCCCGGACGGCAGCTGGATCGCGCCCTCCGAGGAAGACTACGCCCTCTTGCTCGGGACCTCCTTGATGGCGGGCCCCCGCGAGGCGGCCGCGACCCCCTTCGACCCCAACCTGCCGCCTCCCAAGGGGGCCTTCCGCTTCGGGCGCGTGGCGGGGGTGAGCAAGGGCGATCGCTGGGACGCCACCCTCTTCGGCGCCGAGCAGTCCCTGCCCGGGCTCGGCGAGCAGGTCTCCTACCCCATCGCGACCACCTTCCTCAACCGCCTCGGCACCGGCCAGAACCAGAGCGCGCCCCTGGTGCGGCGCTACCCGGACACCGCCTACCAGGCGCACGGTAACTACGGGGTGACCTATGCGCTGACGGTGCCCCTGGACAACCCTGACCCCACCCCGCGCCTCTACACCTTCGCCCTGTCGCATCCGGTGCGGGCCGAGGGCGATCGCACCGCCGTCTACGTGGACCCGCCCAACAAGCCGGTGACCTTCCGGGGGCCGGTGAAGCTGGAGTGGAAGAACGCCAAGGGCTTCCCCGAAGTCCGCTACACCCACCTGGTGCTCAGGCACGGCCAGGTGTTGCCGCCCTTCGAGACGGTCGAGGTCCCGCCCCACACCCGTTACGACGTCAAGGTGACGCTCAGCTACCCAGCGGACGCCACCCCGCCGCAGCTGTTGACGATCGGCAGGCGGCGTTAG
- a CDS encoding DEAD/DEAH box helicase, with translation MIEPASPFSVSHQDGEIVLSFPFHPIWVAAIKRVRFRSFDPETRCWHVPAWLAPDLAERLERAEAPEEAITALRAIARETLAETAAMNARMLEAYERVVPKLAASYPTLFPHQVSGITFLMRPREVRGALLADDMGLGKTRQAIIAAHEAHPTGEILVVCPAGLKLNWAREIRLALGPEAEVSVVGREFRRARWTIVNYDLLRKHHAELVADAWSCLVLDEAHYIKNLRSQRSLLVLGGERKARRRTARSLPNGRIRGVAERAERLYLLTGTPITNRPLDLFALLRAIRHPLGDDQLAFALRYCAAFQTAFGWDMNGASHLGELHDRLSDVLLRRRKASVLDLPPKLRTYMPVEVDLVAYRQVWLDYVARLSKRKRVPRKTLLAEVAKLRHAAAIAKIPAAIALAEAILEAGEKVIIFACHQVVVDAIVAHFGASCVKVTGAESASQRQQAVDDFQHDPDVRVFAGNLQAAGIGISLTAATQVVFVDYSFVPAEHLQAEDRPYRIGQRNAVTVTYLSAVGTLDEEIERLLAQKLGVVAQAIDGEAPTLGESFLDDLLAVMRRGLAGD, from the coding sequence TTGATCGAGCCCGCGTCCCCCTTCTCGGTCTCGCACCAGGACGGCGAGATCGTCCTTTCCTTTCCCTTCCACCCGATCTGGGTGGCTGCGATCAAGCGTGTGCGCTTTCGGAGCTTCGATCCCGAGACCCGGTGCTGGCACGTGCCAGCCTGGCTTGCGCCCGATCTCGCCGAGCGCCTGGAGCGAGCTGAAGCGCCCGAGGAGGCGATCACCGCCCTGCGCGCGATCGCCCGGGAAACCCTCGCCGAGACCGCGGCCATGAACGCGCGGATGCTCGAAGCCTACGAGCGCGTCGTGCCAAAGCTCGCTGCCAGCTACCCGACCCTCTTTCCCCACCAGGTCTCGGGGATCACCTTCCTCATGCGCCCGCGTGAGGTCCGAGGCGCCCTCTTGGCCGACGATATGGGCCTCGGCAAGACGCGCCAGGCCATCATCGCCGCCCACGAGGCCCACCCGACCGGCGAGATCCTGGTGGTCTGCCCGGCGGGCCTCAAACTGAACTGGGCGCGCGAAATCCGCCTGGCCCTCGGGCCCGAGGCCGAGGTGAGCGTGGTGGGGCGCGAGTTTCGCCGAGCCCGCTGGACCATCGTCAACTACGACCTCTTGCGCAAGCACCACGCGGAGCTCGTTGCCGATGCGTGGAGCTGCCTGGTCCTCGACGAGGCGCACTACATCAAGAACCTGCGCTCGCAGCGATCGCTTCTGGTGCTCGGCGGCGAGCGCAAGGCCCGGCGCAGGACGGCCCGCTCGCTGCCGAACGGCCGGATCCGAGGTGTCGCCGAGCGCGCCGAGCGGCTGTATCTCCTGACGGGCACCCCCATCACCAACCGACCCCTCGATCTCTTCGCCTTGCTGCGCGCCATCCGCCATCCCCTGGGCGACGATCAGCTCGCCTTCGCGCTGCGGTACTGTGCCGCCTTCCAGACGGCCTTCGGCTGGGACATGAACGGGGCCTCCCACCTCGGCGAGTTGCACGACAGGCTCTCGGACGTGCTGCTACGCCGTCGCAAGGCGTCCGTCCTCGATCTGCCCCCCAAGCTTCGGACCTACATGCCGGTCGAGGTGGATCTCGTCGCCTACCGCCAGGTCTGGCTCGATTACGTCGCGCGGCTTTCCAAGCGCAAGCGGGTGCCCCGCAAGACCCTGCTCGCCGAGGTGGCCAAGCTGCGGCACGCGGCGGCGATCGCCAAGATCCCGGCGGCGATCGCGCTGGCCGAGGCGATCCTGGAGGCGGGTGAAAAGGTCATCATCTTTGCATGTCATCAGGTGGTGGTCGATGCCATCGTCGCGCACTTCGGCGCGTCCTGCGTGAAGGTGACGGGTGCTGAGTCAGCAAGTCAGCGGCAGCAAGCCGTTGATGATTTCCAGCACGATCCCGACGTCCGGGTCTTCGCGGGCAACCTCCAGGCGGCGGGGATCGGCATTTCGCTGACGGCGGCGACCCAGGTGGTGTTCGTGGACTACTCCTTCGTCCCGGCCGAGCACCTCCAGGCCGAGGACCGCCCCTACCGGATCGGTCAGCGCAACGCGGTCACCGTCACCTACCTCTCGGCGGTGGGCACCCTCGACGAGGAGATCGAGCGCCTGCTCGCGCAGAAGCTCGGCGTGGTCGCTCAGGCCATCGACGGCGAGGCCCCGACGCTCGGCGAGAGCTTCCTCGACGACCTCTTGGCGGTGATGCGCCGGGGGCTGGCGGGAGATTGA
- a CDS encoding C1 family peptidase produces MITRAKSFVALIAFTLLLPGCALTPGMGLSKDGADALAANGAQSEARTIKTEIGPITLGLLPNKHKASDLASFESEMGIQFLQIQGQTLPAKVDLRSYFTPVRNQGALGSCAAFATTSAMEATIAIKGRKAPKASTLSPLFFYYATRKEMQDTGRMAKATKRDTGSFMDVAARVAVKVGAAAEATTPYVDGKAGLAYDASQAEYDEAKAYKQIKMSRVSSVKGMKSALASNHPIIFGVPLYDSFMTKAMAQTGEMPLPGRSESVIGGHAMTMVGYDDAKQAFLVRNSWGKDWGQQGYFYMPYDFFKPAYIGTSSYFECYVFE; encoded by the coding sequence ATGATCACTCGCGCCAAGTCCTTCGTTGCCCTGATCGCGTTCACGCTGCTCCTGCCGGGGTGCGCCCTGACGCCCGGCATGGGCCTCTCGAAGGACGGCGCCGACGCCTTGGCGGCCAATGGCGCGCAGAGCGAGGCGCGCACCATCAAGACCGAGATCGGCCCCATCACCCTGGGCCTGCTGCCCAACAAGCACAAGGCCTCGGATCTTGCCAGCTTCGAGAGCGAGATGGGCATCCAGTTCTTGCAGATCCAGGGCCAGACCCTGCCTGCCAAGGTGGATCTGCGCTCCTACTTCACGCCGGTCCGTAACCAGGGGGCCCTGGGCTCTTGCGCCGCCTTCGCTACCACCAGCGCCATGGAGGCGACGATCGCGATCAAGGGGCGCAAGGCACCCAAGGCCAGCACCCTTTCGCCGCTCTTCTTCTACTACGCCACCCGCAAGGAGATGCAGGACACCGGGCGCATGGCCAAGGCGACCAAGCGGGACACCGGCTCGTTCATGGACGTGGCCGCCCGGGTCGCCGTGAAGGTCGGCGCGGCCGCCGAGGCGACGACCCCCTACGTGGACGGCAAGGCGGGCCTCGCCTACGACGCGAGCCAGGCCGAGTACGACGAGGCCAAGGCCTACAAGCAGATCAAGATGAGCCGGGTTTCGAGCGTCAAGGGCATGAAGTCGGCGCTCGCGAGCAACCATCCCATCATCTTCGGCGTGCCCCTCTACGACTCGTTCATGACCAAGGCCATGGCGCAGACGGGTGAGATGCCCCTGCCCGGGCGCAGCGAGTCGGTCATCGGCGGTCACGCCATGACGATGGTCGGTTACGACGACGCCAAGCAGGCCTTCCTCGTCCGCAATTCCTGGGGCAAGGACTGGGGCCAGCAGGGCTACTTCTACATGCCCTACGACTTCTTCAAGCCCGCCTACATCGGGACGAGCAGCTACTTCGAGTGCTACGTCTTCGAATAG
- a CDS encoding tetratricopeptide repeat protein: protein MAWNCFLRNLPQQPQQVAVELRSGLQRLGSLAPDAPPGERAASLGRIGEYYRQLGMLDEAVSYLERAHELALAAKAPSLAVTMALRLATARQHRGEHPRAETMFQEALRRTRDPAAQAAQLEDFALQHLGKCLVEMGRLAEARDCFEQALTLRIGKGEQGLIASTREALDLLLAAQPLL from the coding sequence ATGGCCTGGAACTGCTTTCTTCGAAACTTGCCTCAGCAGCCACAGCAAGTCGCTGTCGAACTTCGCAGCGGCCTGCAACGGCTTGGGAGCCTCGCACCCGACGCCCCGCCTGGTGAGCGGGCTGCGAGCCTCGGTCGAATCGGCGAGTATTACCGGCAGCTCGGCATGCTCGACGAGGCCGTCTCGTACCTCGAACGGGCCCACGAACTCGCGCTGGCGGCGAAGGCCCCGTCCCTCGCCGTGACCATGGCCCTGCGCCTGGCCACGGCGCGCCAGCATCGCGGCGAGCACCCACGGGCCGAGACCATGTTCCAAGAGGCCCTGCGTCGCACGCGCGATCCCGCGGCGCAAGCCGCCCAGCTCGAGGACTTCGCGCTCCAGCATCTGGGCAAGTGCCTGGTGGAGATGGGGCGCCTCGCGGAGGCCCGGGATTGCTTCGAGCAGGCGCTAACGCTGCGGATAGGCAAGGGAGAACAGGGCCTCATCGCATCGACCCGCGAGGCCCTCGACTTGCTCTTGGCCGCGCAGCCTCTGCTCTGA
- the rarD gene encoding EamA family transporter RarD, giving the protein MNKGGFYAAGAYLIWGLFPLFWKALQSVPPLEILAHRVVWSMAFLVVLLALQRNWNWLPAALRDGRIAARYAASGLLLMANWFIFIWAVNTGRVVEASLGYFITPLLNVGLGVVCLNERLRPLQGVAIAIAAGGVVALTLVYGALPWAAFALALTFALYGLLRKTSPLGSLEGLTLETLFVCVPALIFLLTREVQHAGVFGHGSATTSWLLVSSGAVTALPLLLFAAGAKRVPMTLLGVLQYIAPTMQFLLGAMVYQEALDRARLLGFSLIWLALALYAGESLRRSKAPPALEVKA; this is encoded by the coding sequence ATGAACAAGGGTGGCTTTTACGCGGCTGGCGCCTACCTGATTTGGGGGCTGTTCCCCCTCTTCTGGAAAGCACTGCAAAGCGTGCCCCCGCTGGAGATCCTGGCCCACCGGGTCGTCTGGTCCATGGCCTTCCTCGTCGTCTTGCTGGCCTTGCAACGCAACTGGAACTGGCTTCCCGCCGCGCTGCGCGACGGGCGCATCGCGGCACGCTACGCCGCTTCGGGGCTGCTCTTGATGGCCAACTGGTTCATCTTCATCTGGGCCGTGAACACGGGGCGTGTGGTCGAGGCCAGCCTGGGCTACTTCATCACCCCGCTGCTCAACGTCGGGCTGGGGGTGGTGTGCCTCAACGAGCGCTTGCGGCCCCTCCAGGGCGTCGCCATCGCGATCGCCGCGGGCGGGGTCGTCGCTTTGACCCTCGTCTACGGCGCGCTGCCCTGGGCCGCCTTCGCGCTCGCCCTCACCTTCGCGCTCTACGGCTTGCTGCGCAAGACGTCGCCGCTGGGCTCGCTTGAAGGCCTCACCCTCGAAACCCTATTCGTCTGCGTGCCCGCCCTGATTTTCCTGCTGACGCGCGAAGTCCAGCACGCCGGGGTCTTCGGCCACGGCAGCGCCACAACCTCCTGGCTGCTGGTCAGCTCGGGCGCCGTGACGGCGCTGCCGCTCCTGCTGTTCGCCGCGGGGGCCAAGCGCGTGCCCATGACGCTGCTCGGCGTCCTGCAGTACATCGCCCCGACCATGCAGTTCCTGCTCGGCGCCATGGTCTACCAGGAAGCGCTCGATCGCGCGCGCTTGCTTGGCTTCAGCCTGATCTGGCTCGCCCTCGCGCTGTACGCGGGGGAGAGCCTACGGCGCAGCAAGGCGCCCCCCGCGCTCGAAGTGAAAGCCTGA